One genomic window of Natronorubrum halophilum includes the following:
- a CDS encoding helix-turn-helix domain-containing protein: MTNADDHILEFLLNEGNREIVATPRVIAENINFNAGYVRQRMSPLLDEGLVEYYDEDAGFYQITDRGRAYLEGELDAGDLETDE, from the coding sequence CTTGGAGTTCCTTCTGAATGAAGGGAACCGAGAGATCGTTGCGACACCACGTGTGATTGCTGAAAATATCAATTTCAATGCCGGATACGTGCGGCAGAGAATGAGCCCGCTTCTGGATGAAGGCCTTGTAGAATACTACGATGAAGATGCAGGATTTTACCAAATTACGGACCGCGGTCGTGCGTATCTCGAGGGAGAACTCGACGCTGGCGACTTAGAGACAGACGAATAG